One region of Nycticebus coucang isolate mNycCou1 chromosome 10, mNycCou1.pri, whole genome shotgun sequence genomic DNA includes:
- the LOC128596455 gene encoding uncharacterized protein LOC128596455, whose translation MLSETRTNTVVPHGEHPAHDPKETEGSWTRLPPPPASGLQVTRASWPRGEYGRDPSSARSSPGLCNRRLVEHGVALGPVACGDRAPGREVVTRRAAPGTSVCLQSANLPEPCSLHQEIVKQKGKSTVPLRHFAQKDSPFLPATLTRTARVNTPTVTFQKKASLSCSLQLPGQMIPFVFKDFQSREGRDFLAPLSHPVQCIISYHPTSHKTDTLPPLLSSEKVSHRFGAAVLRAFRQNKIVLFSSFPFTRPVTETLSMYTLHQHCLTLRNISVCSLFLYWVISQLISSQYILSFVRLAII comes from the exons ATGCTCTCTGAAACAAGGACCAACACTG TTGTACCCCACGGCGAGCACCCGGCGCACGACCCCAAAGAGACCGAGGGCTCCTGGACACGGTTGCCACCGCCGCCCGCTTCCGGCCTGCAGGTCACTCGCGCTTCTTGGCCACGAGGCGAGTACGGTAGGGACCCCTCCAGCGCGCGCTCCTCCCCGGGCCTTTGCAACCGGCGTTTGGTGGAACATGGGGTGGCTCTGGGGCCGGTCGCCTGTGGGGACCGCGCACCGGGGCGAGAGGTGGTCACTAGAAGGGCAGCCCCAG GAACATCGGTCTGCCTGCAGTCAGCTAATCTCCCCGAACCTTGTTCACTACATCAGGAGATCGTAAAGCAAAAGGGTAAATCAACAGTTCCTCTAAGACATTTTGCCCAAAAGGATTCTCCTTTCTTGCCTGCGACTTTGACAAGGACGGCAAGGGTGAACACTCCAACTGTCACTTTTCAGAAGAAAGCCAGTTTATCCTGCAGCCTCCAGCTTCCTGGACAGATGATTCCTTTTGTCTTTAAGGACTTTCAGAGTAGGGAAGGGAGGGATTTCCTGGCCCCTCTAAGCCACCCAGTCCAGTGTATAATTTCATATCATCCTACGAGCCACAAGACAGATACACTTCCTCCTCTTTTGTCCTCGGAGAAGGTGAGCCACAGGTTTGGGGCAGCTGTGTTAAGGGCATTTAgacaaaacaaaattgttttgttcTCCAGTTTTCCCTTCACCAGGCCAGTTACCGAGACTCTGTCAATGTATACACTGCACCAACACTGCCTGACACTCCGTAACATCAGTGTCTGCTCCCTATTCCTGTATTGGGTTATTTCCCAACTAATCAGCAGCCAATATATTCTAAGTTTTGTGAGACTTGCAATCATTTAA